A section of the Babylonia areolata isolate BAREFJ2019XMU chromosome 1, ASM4173473v1, whole genome shotgun sequence genome encodes:
- the LOC143277044 gene encoding uncharacterized protein LOC143277044, with protein sequence MELRQLERERFELLAQSLAQRPSREESPAARLPTFAPPRLTLPELRPGDDVDDFLDHFEAVTDSYNMAEETRSLYLISSLTGKAREAFNNLPPESSYTDLKAALRRQFRISPEAYRKKFREIRKAGSESFIQFGIRLKRTLEHWETMSGMALRDLILIEQLLSTVTDDLAVCIRDEGLRTFQEVIERAERFAEARRGIRVFKTSAGSLGGGLKSSPMPKRGNLSYSQHPLAEQSPYSVVPPRGSMASAPKSATAPGKGGNQCFYCGDGGHYKRDCPKLKRDRRQQAAVGHTHESCALATVPVFSAEQQGDQGEMGPTCSVFLSLVEDRIVDSIRDSGATCTFVDESVVPPDAEKGGTCQVTGVEKSFNAVRPYVKVQVATPYFKGAVWAVALRNPAYTLLIGNNVLFADGTRQGVSTQLPREVLAAVTTRAMARDQAPVLQPTQGPVTDTVALHTDRETVRRLQARDHTLQQLRQATTPNINTEREGKASYTMHDGLLFRVFHKNGEHLKQLVVPLGLRRTVLSLGHDIPMAGHLGVRRTQERVWQHFYWPGMCKDVRQYCRSCDVCQRTSPRGKNQRVPLGTVPLVSEPFQKVGVDIVGPITPASARGNRYILVVVDYATRYPEAVALKGIDSVTVADALWQMWTRVGVPSEVLTDRGTQFTSDVMAQVNRLLGIHGRTTTPYHAQANGLVERFNATLKKMIQRLCIEKPKDWDLFIPAVLFAFREVPQESLRFSPFELLYGRTVRGPMALLRQLWTKEASSPPETLTEVEYVVDLRNRLEETCRLARENLQQAATKYKRQYDKKARERWFEVGDEVLLLLPEKKNKLQIAWQGPYRVIERVGDWDYRIAVKGTPRLYHANLLKRYTRREECSAAVAPVVIEETEDDHTGSFSSQGIPLLPLQAEETWKDVSVHTNLTSSQKQEIMDICQSASGVLTDLPPQVHRGGV encoded by the coding sequence ATGGAGCTCCGGCAGTTAGAGCGAGAGAGATTTGAGCTTTTGGCTCAAAGCCTTGCTCAGCGGCCTAGCCGAGAGGAGTCCCCAGCAGCGAGACTGCCCACTTTCGCCCCTCCAAGGCTGACTCTTCCTGAGTTACGCCCAGGTGACGATGTTGACGATTTTTTAGATCATTTCGAAGCAGTCACTGACTCCTATAACATGGCAGAAGAGACTCGATCACTTTACTTGATTAGTTCCTTGACAGGAAAGGCCCGGGAGGCATTTAACAACTTACCTCCGGAGAGTTCTTATACTGATCTGAAAGCGGCGCTTCGCCGTCAGTTCAGGATATCTCCTGAAGCTTACCGTAAAAAGTTTAGGGAGATACGCAAAGCCGGAAGTGAGTCCTTCATCCAGTTTGGGATTCGTCTTAAGCGCACGCTCGAGCACTGGGAAACCATGTCCGGAATGGCACTGAGGGACTTGATTCTCATTGAACAGCTTCTCAGCACTGTGACAGACGACCTGGCTGTGTGTATCAGGGATGAAGGCCTTAGAACGTTCCAGGAAGTCATAGAGAGGGCCGAACGCTTTGCGGAAGCTAGAAGGGGAATCAGGGTCTTCAAGACCAGTGCAGGTTCTCTAGGTGGGGGACTCAAGTCTTCGCCCATGCCGAAGCGTGGGAACCTAAGCTATTCTCAGCATCCGTTGGCTGAACAATCACCGTATTCAGTTGTTCCGCCTCGTGGCAGCATGGCGTCTGCCCCTAAGTCGGCCACTGCACCGGGTAAGGGGGGCAATCAGTGTTTTTATTGTGGCGATGGGGGACATTACAAGCGCGACTGTCCAAAGTTAAAGAGAGACCGGAGGCAACAAGCGGCAGTCGGCCACACACACGAGAGTTGCGCTTTAGCAACTGTACCTGTGTTCAGCGCTGAACAACAAGGTGACCAAGGAGAAATGGGGCCTACCTGTTCTGTGTTTCTCAGCCTCGTAGAGGATCGGATAGTCGATTCTATTCGAGACTCTGGCGCTACATGCACTTTCGTTGACGAGAGCGTGGTACCTCCTGACGCCGAGAAAGGAGGAACGTGTCAGGTGACTGGAGTTGAAAAGTCCTTCAATGCTGTCCGTCCTTATGTTAAGGTACAGGTTGCTACACCGTACTTTAAAGGAGCTGTGTGGGCTGTGGCACTCCGGAATCCTGCATATACACTGCTCATTGGTAACAATGTGCTTTTCGCAGACGGTACACGACAGGGGGTGTCGACACAGCTACCCAGGGAGGTGCTGGCAGCAGTAACCACACGAGCGATGGCAAGGGATCAGGCGCCCGTCTTACAGCCTACTCAGGGACCGGTGACAGACACAGTAGCTCTCCACACAGATAGGGAGACCGTCCGTCGTCTTCAGGCCAGAGACCACACCCTGCAGCAACTGAGACAAGCGACAACTCCCAATATCAACACAGAACGGGAGGGTAAGGCATCTTACACAATGCACGATGGTCTCTTGTTCCGTGTGTTCCACAAGAACGGGGAGCACCTCAAGCAACTGGTGGTACCTCTGGGCCTCAGGCGCACTGTTCTCTCCCTAGGGCATGACATACCCATGGCGGGGCATTTGGGAGTTCGGCGGACACAAGAGCGAGTGTGGCAACacttctactggcctggcatgtgcaAGGATGTCCGCCAGTACTGTCGGTCGTGTGACGTCTGTCAGCGTACCTCTCCGCGTGGTAAGAACCAGCGTGTGCCGTTAGGTACTGTCCCTCTTGTGTCAGAACCCTTCCAGAAAGTGGGAGTGGACATCGTAGGTCCAATCACTCCAGCCTCTGCGCGGGGCAATCGTTACATTCTGGTGGTCGTTGATTACGCCACACGTTACCCAGAAGCCGTTGCGTTGAAGGGAATCGATTCTGTCACAGTTGCAGACGCACTGTGGCAAATGTGGACCCGAGTGGGAGTACCCTCGGAGGTACTCACAGACAGAGGTACCCAGTTCACAAGTGACGTGATGGCTCAGGTAAACCGGTTGTTGGGGATCCATGGCAGAACTACGACTCCGTACCATGCACAGGCAAACGGTCTTGTAGAGCGTTTCAACGCCACCCTGAAGAAAATGATCCAACGCCTCTGTATTGAGAAGCCCAAGGATTGGGATCTGTTCATTCCAGCCGTCCTGTTTGCGTTCAGGGAAGTGCCACAGGAGTCCCTGCGGTTTTCTCCCTTTGAGCTTCTGTATGGCCGCACGGTCAGGGGGCCCATGGCTCTTTTGCGCCAGCTGTGGACCAAGGAAGCGTCATCGCCTCCAGAAACCCTCACGGAGGTAGAGTACGTGGTGGATCTGCGCAATCGGCTGGAAGAGACCTGCAGGCTGGCACGAGAGAACCTGCAGCAAGCAGCCACCAAGTACAAGCGACAGTATGATAAAAAAGCCCGTGAGCGATGGTTTGAGGTAGGAGACGAAGTCTTGCTGCTCTtaccagagaaaaagaacaagctcCAAATTGCTTGGCAGGGCCCCTACAGGGTGATAGAGCGGGTGGGCGACTGGGATTACCGTATTGCGGTCAAAGGAACCCCACGACTCTATCATGCCAATCTGCTGAAGCGGTACACCCGGAGAGAGGAGTGTTCCGCAGCTGTAGCCCCAGTGGtcatagaagaaacagaagatgacCACACAGGCTCTTTCAGCTCACAGGGGATTCCACTTCTACCCTTGCAAGCAGAAGAGACATGGAAAGATGTCTCTGTCCACACAAACCTCACTTCTTCACAGAAGCAGGAAATCATGGATATCTGTCAGAGTGCTAGTGGCGTTCTCACTGACCTTCCCCCTCAGGTGCACCGTGGGGGAGTGTGA